One Pseudomonas abieticivorans genomic region harbors:
- a CDS encoding AAA family ATPase, with translation MTSLHADEAFLGHFQLDHDPFAARVPGFKFFPAQRKPVLGQLHHLARYSQLLLVVTGPQGSGKTLLRQALVASTNKQSVQSVVISARGAGDAGSVLGQIAQALNVQQADTTQILSQVVQLALTGQEVYLLVDDAEQLEHSALEALLTLAAGTPEGRPHVFLFGEATVIDGLETLAGEQERFHVIELQPYSVDETREYLAQRLEGAGQGIQLFTNDQIADIHENSEGWPGAINQVARDAMIEAMIASRSAVKRPSMGFKMPKKHVLALTAVVVVAVAAAALLPGRNKAPTTPAAPATEQAQLPLGQGTPGNAQANQDGGPAIEFAGSSKPMPLPLVGQSQPVMRGPLADATGSGDGEENTLAANTALQPPTVTTTAPPPGVQAGPAPTPVPLPTPAPRPAAPVAAAKPAPAPAAKPAHVAAAEKPAPAKAAEKPVAKAVAGGGWYTAQAPGNYVVQILGTSSEATAQTYVREQGGEYRYFKKTLQGKPLYVITYGSFANRDAAVAAIKNLPAKVQAGKPWPRTVASVQQELSAAR, from the coding sequence ATGACAAGTCTGCATGCCGATGAGGCCTTCCTGGGCCACTTCCAGTTGGATCATGACCCCTTCGCTGCGCGGGTGCCTGGCTTCAAGTTCTTCCCGGCCCAGCGCAAACCGGTACTGGGGCAGTTGCACCACCTGGCGCGCTACAGCCAGTTGCTGCTGGTGGTCACCGGGCCTCAGGGCAGCGGCAAGACCCTGCTGCGCCAGGCCCTGGTCGCCAGCACCAACAAGCAGTCGGTGCAAAGCGTGGTCATTTCCGCACGTGGTGCGGGTGATGCCGGCAGCGTCCTGGGCCAGATCGCCCAGGCGTTGAACGTACAGCAGGCCGATACCACGCAAATCCTCTCGCAGGTGGTGCAACTGGCACTCACTGGCCAGGAAGTGTATTTGCTGGTGGACGATGCGGAACAACTTGAGCATTCCGCACTCGAAGCCCTGCTGACGTTGGCAGCCGGTACGCCGGAAGGTCGCCCGCACGTGTTCCTGTTTGGCGAGGCCACGGTCATCGACGGCCTGGAAACCCTGGCAGGCGAGCAGGAACGCTTCCATGTTATCGAGCTGCAACCGTATAGCGTCGATGAAACCCGCGAGTACCTGGCCCAGCGTCTGGAAGGGGCCGGTCAAGGGATTCAGTTGTTCACCAATGATCAGATTGCCGATATTCATGAGAATTCCGAAGGCTGGCCTGGCGCAATCAACCAGGTCGCCCGCGATGCAATGATCGAGGCCATGATCGCAAGCCGCTCGGCGGTGAAGCGTCCATCTATGGGGTTCAAAATGCCAAAAAAACACGTACTGGCACTGACTGCGGTCGTTGTCGTCGCAGTGGCCGCGGCTGCTTTGCTTCCGGGTCGCAACAAGGCGCCCACTACCCCGGCCGCGCCCGCTACCGAGCAGGCACAGTTGCCGCTGGGCCAAGGCACGCCGGGTAACGCCCAGGCTAATCAGGACGGCGGCCCGGCGATCGAATTCGCGGGTTCCTCCAAGCCCATGCCACTGCCGTTGGTCGGCCAGTCGCAACCCGTCATGCGCGGCCCGCTGGCCGATGCCACCGGCTCCGGTGATGGCGAAGAAAACACCCTTGCGGCCAATACTGCGCTGCAGCCACCCACGGTGACCACCACCGCTCCACCACCTGGCGTGCAGGCAGGCCCTGCGCCAACGCCAGTGCCGCTGCCAACCCCGGCGCCGCGCCCAGCAGCGCCTGTGGCCGCCGCCAAGCCCGCACCCGCCCCGGCCGCCAAGCCTGCGCACGTTGCCGCTGCAGAGAAGCCTGCGCCAGCCAAGGCCGCCGAGAAGCCAGTGGCCAAAGCCGTGGCCGGCGGTGGGTGGTACACCGCCCAGGCGCCGGGTAACTACGTGGTGCAGATCCTTGGCACAAGCTCCGAAGCCACGGCCCAAACCTACGTGCGCGAGCAGGGCGGCGAGTACCGTTACTTCAAGAAAACCCTGCAGGGCAAACCCCTGTACGTGATTACCTACGGCAGTTTTGCCAACCGCGATGCAGCGGTTGCGGCAATCAAGAACTTGCCAGCGAAGGTCCAGGCTGGTAAACCTTGGCCTCGGACAGTCGCCAGCGTTCAACAGGAACTGTCGGCGGCTCGCTAA
- a CDS encoding PilN domain-containing protein translates to MARINLLPWREQLREERKKRFLTALAGVVVAGVGIILLTDQYYDSQIDRQTARNEFVQKEITVLDGRIKQISELKVRRQQLLERMKIIEDLQGNRPVIGRIFDQLARTLPDGVYFSDVKMVDKNIAIAGTAESNNRVSDLMRNLEASPWLEAPTLAEVKAKPNGEVAQNNNFQLSVRQTRPPLEGDAK, encoded by the coding sequence ATGGCAAGGATCAACCTGCTGCCGTGGCGCGAGCAGCTGCGCGAAGAACGCAAGAAACGCTTCCTCACGGCATTGGCCGGCGTGGTCGTGGCGGGTGTGGGCATCATTTTGCTCACCGACCAGTACTACGACAGCCAGATCGACCGGCAGACGGCGCGCAACGAGTTCGTGCAAAAGGAAATCACCGTGCTCGATGGCCGCATCAAGCAGATCAGCGAGCTCAAGGTACGCCGCCAGCAATTGCTGGAGCGCATGAAGATCATCGAAGACCTGCAAGGTAACCGGCCGGTCATCGGGCGGATCTTCGATCAGTTGGCGCGCACCCTGCCGGACGGGGTGTATTTTTCCGATGTGAAGATGGTCGACAAGAACATTGCCATCGCTGGCACCGCCGAATCCAACAATCGTGTATCCGACTTGATGCGCAACCTGGAAGCGTCGCCCTGGCTCGAGGCGCCGACACTGGCCGAGGTCAAGGCCAAGCCCAACGGTGAAGTGGCGCAAAACAACAATTTCCAGTTGTCGGTACGCCAGACTCGCCCACCACTGGAGGGCGACGCCAAATGA
- the pilO gene encoding type 4a pilus biogenesis protein PilO, whose protein sequence is MNISQWLEDLRKVELSDLDLNNLGSWPVAVKTIAGVLVMALILGLGYNFHISDLDAQLDQKRAEEATLKDQYTKKAFLAANLETYTEQMKEMETSFGAMLRQLPSDTEVPGLLEDITRTGLGAGLEFEEIKLLPEVTQQFYIELPIQITVTGSYHDLATFVSGVASLPRIVTLHDFEVKPVADTNPNQLRMSILAKTYRYNDKGLQK, encoded by the coding sequence ATGAATATCTCGCAATGGCTGGAAGACCTGCGCAAGGTCGAACTCAGTGATCTGGACCTGAACAACCTGGGCTCGTGGCCCGTGGCGGTCAAGACGATTGCCGGGGTACTGGTGATGGCCTTGATCCTGGGCCTTGGGTACAACTTCCATATCAGTGATCTGGATGCCCAGTTGGACCAGAAGCGTGCCGAAGAGGCCACGCTGAAAGATCAGTACACGAAAAAGGCCTTCCTGGCGGCCAATCTGGAAACCTACACCGAACAGATGAAGGAGATGGAAACCTCCTTTGGCGCCATGCTGCGCCAACTGCCCAGCGACACCGAGGTGCCGGGGCTGCTCGAAGACATCACGCGCACCGGCTTGGGCGCCGGGCTTGAGTTCGAAGAGATCAAGCTGCTGCCCGAAGTCACCCAGCAGTTTTATATCGAGCTGCCGATACAGATCACAGTGACCGGCAGCTATCACGACCTGGCGACGTTCGTCAGCGGCGTCGCCAGTTTGCCGCGCATCGTGACCCTGCATGACTTTGAAGTTAAGCCTGTGGCCGATACCAACCCCAACCAGTTGCGCATGAGCATCCTGGCCAAGACCTACCGCTACAACGACAAGGGGCTGCAGAAATGA
- the aroB gene encoding 3-dehydroquinate synthase produces the protein MQTIKVELGERSYPIHIGEGLLGQAQLLAPHIRGRQVAIVSNETVAPLYLETLTGSLGAYSVVPVVLPDGEAHKNWETLQTIFDALLTARLDRRATIIALGGGVIGDMAGFAAACYQRGIDFIQIPTTLLSQVDSSVGGKTGINHPLGKNMVGAFYQPQAVLIDTGTLKTLPPRELSAGLAEVIKYGLICDEPFLAWLEDNVEALRAVDQAALTVAIKRSCEAKAAVVNADERETGVRATLNLGHTFGHAIETQMGYGVWLHGEAVAAGTAMALEMSMRLGWISQQARDRGIRLMKRAGLPVVPPQEMTPADFLQHMAIDKKVIDGRMRLVLLRHIGEAVVTDDYPQEVLQATLAADYHAIAAPL, from the coding sequence ATGCAGACAATCAAGGTTGAACTGGGCGAGCGCAGCTACCCCATCCATATCGGCGAAGGCCTGCTGGGCCAGGCGCAGTTGCTGGCGCCGCATATTCGTGGCCGCCAGGTGGCCATCGTTTCCAACGAGACGGTCGCGCCCCTCTACCTTGAAACACTGACCGGCTCCCTGGGAGCCTACTCGGTGGTGCCGGTGGTGTTGCCCGATGGTGAGGCGCACAAGAATTGGGAAACCCTGCAGACCATTTTCGACGCGCTGCTGACCGCACGCCTGGACCGTCGCGCCACCATTATTGCCCTGGGTGGCGGTGTGATCGGTGACATGGCCGGTTTTGCCGCGGCCTGCTATCAGCGCGGCATCGACTTTATCCAGATCCCGACTACCCTGTTGTCCCAAGTCGATTCGTCGGTGGGCGGCAAGACCGGCATCAACCACCCGCTGGGCAAGAATATGGTCGGCGCCTTCTATCAGCCGCAAGCCGTGCTGATCGATACCGGCACCTTGAAAACCCTGCCGCCGCGTGAACTGTCCGCGGGCCTGGCCGAGGTGATCAAGTACGGGCTGATTTGCGACGAGCCTTTCCTGGCCTGGCTGGAGGACAATGTCGAGGCCCTGCGCGCGGTTGACCAGGCGGCCCTGACGGTCGCCATCAAGCGCTCCTGCGAGGCCAAGGCCGCCGTGGTGAATGCCGATGAGCGCGAGACTGGCGTGCGCGCCACCCTGAATTTGGGCCACACCTTCGGCCACGCCATCGAGACCCAGATGGGGTATGGTGTGTGGCTGCATGGTGAGGCAGTTGCCGCCGGCACGGCCATGGCGCTGGAAATGTCCATGCGCCTGGGCTGGATCAGCCAGCAGGCGCGCGACCGCGGTATCCGTTTGATGAAGCGCGCCGGCTTGCCGGTGGTACCGCCGCAGGAAATGACACCTGCCGATTTTCTGCAGCACATGGCCATCGACAAGAAAGTGATCGACGGCCGTATGCGCCTGGTGTTGTTGCGTCACATCGGCGAGGCCGTGGTGACCGACGACTATCCGCAAGAGGTTCTTCAAGCCACGCTGGCGGCGGATTACCACGCCATCGCGGCTCCGCTTTGA
- a CDS encoding pilus assembly protein PilP, which produces MKALLSGVLVAWVLLLSGCGDSGDFADLKAFMAEVKARPKGVIEPIPQFPPYQAFTYEAANLRSPFQPPIKIDLASRQKGARQVKPDPTRVKQFLEGFNIEQFEMVGTLANDTGKFALIKGAGGVYRIKVGDYLGRNEGRIVTITDSQVDVVEIVPDGEGGWLERPRSIPLKERS; this is translated from the coding sequence ATGAAAGCGCTCCTCAGTGGTGTATTGGTGGCCTGGGTGTTGCTGTTGAGCGGTTGCGGCGACAGTGGTGACTTTGCCGACCTCAAGGCCTTCATGGCCGAGGTCAAGGCGCGGCCCAAGGGTGTGATCGAACCGATCCCGCAGTTCCCGCCGTACCAGGCCTTTACCTATGAAGCCGCCAACCTGCGCAGCCCGTTCCAGCCACCGATCAAGATCGACCTGGCAAGCCGGCAGAAGGGGGCCAGGCAGGTCAAGCCGGACCCGACGCGGGTCAAGCAGTTTCTCGAAGGCTTCAATATCGAGCAGTTCGAGATGGTCGGCACGCTGGCCAACGACACCGGCAAATTCGCCCTTATCAAGGGTGCCGGCGGGGTTTATCGGATCAAAGTAGGTGATTATCTGGGGCGCAACGAAGGCCGCATCGTTACCATCACCGACTCGCAGGTCGATGTCGTCGAAATTGTTCCTGACGGGGAAGGGGGCTGGCTGGAGCGGCCACGCTCCATTCCCCTCAAAGAGCGTTCATGA
- the pilQ gene encoding type IV pilus secretin PilQ family protein: MNRILSAFGISLWIALVSPIVAATTLKTLDVAALPGDRVELKLGFDGPAIAPRGYTTEQPARIALDMPGVVNRLASKTRDLGVGNARGLVVVEAKDRTRLIINLTNLAPYSSRVDGNNLYVMIGQGAKELQGATAAPARTLPAASAPVAFKAPVPPGRAIRNVDFQRGELGEGNVVIDLTDPSISPDIQEQGGQIRVNFNKTQLPEALRVRLDVKDFATPVQFVNSSASGDNASIVIEPVGAFDYSAYQTENKLTISVRPLTNEDVTRRNAEHFVYTGEKLSLNFQDIDVRSVLQLIADFTHLNLVASDTVQGGITLRLQNVPWDQALDLILKTKGLDKRKVGNVLLVAPAEEIAARERQELESQKQIQELAPLRRELLQVNYAKAADIAKLFQSVTNSGKAGKTEERGSITVDDRTNSIIAYQTQESLDELRRIVAQLDIPVRQVMIEARIVEANVDYDKSLGVRWGGQSNTSGNSNFTAYGGSSTTSTTTAAGTTTPFVDLGASNATSGIGLGFVTNNVLLDLELTAMEKTGNGEVVSQPKVVTSDKETAKILKGTEVPYQESSSSGATSVMFKEAALSLEVTPQITPDNRIIMEVKVTKDEPDYLNEVLGQPPIKKNEVNAKVLINDGETIVIGGVFSNTQTKTVEKVPFLGDVPYVGRLFRNDTVSEAKSELLVFLTPRIMNNQAIAVSR; this comes from the coding sequence ATGAACAGGATTCTTTCAGCCTTCGGCATTTCGCTATGGATAGCGCTGGTTTCGCCGATTGTCGCGGCGACGACGCTCAAGACCCTGGACGTCGCGGCGCTGCCCGGTGATCGGGTCGAGCTCAAGCTGGGCTTTGACGGCCCGGCCATCGCGCCGCGTGGCTACACCACCGAGCAGCCGGCGCGTATTGCCCTGGACATGCCCGGCGTGGTCAACCGCCTGGCCAGCAAGACCCGTGACCTGGGCGTGGGCAATGCCCGCGGCCTGGTGGTGGTCGAGGCCAAGGATCGTACCCGGCTGATCATTAACCTGACCAACCTTGCGCCCTATAGCTCGCGGGTCGATGGCAACAACCTCTATGTGATGATCGGCCAAGGTGCCAAGGAACTGCAGGGTGCCACTGCGGCCCCGGCTCGCACTTTGCCTGCTGCGTCAGCGCCCGTTGCGTTCAAGGCGCCCGTGCCGCCTGGCCGGGCCATCCGCAATGTCGACTTCCAGCGGGGCGAACTGGGCGAGGGCAACGTCGTCATCGACCTGACCGACCCGTCCATCAGTCCGGATATCCAGGAGCAGGGCGGGCAGATCCGCGTCAACTTCAACAAGACCCAACTGCCGGAAGCGCTGCGCGTGCGGCTGGATGTGAAGGATTTCGCCACGCCGGTGCAGTTCGTCAACTCCAGCGCATCGGGTGACAACGCCAGCATCGTCATCGAGCCGGTGGGCGCGTTCGACTACTCCGCCTACCAGACTGAGAACAAGCTGACCATCAGCGTGCGCCCGCTGACCAACGAAGACGTGACCCGCCGCAATGCCGAGCATTTCGTGTACACCGGCGAGAAGCTGTCGCTGAACTTCCAGGACATCGACGTGCGCTCGGTGCTGCAACTGATCGCCGACTTCACCCACTTGAACCTGGTGGCCAGTGACACCGTGCAGGGTGGCATCACTTTACGCCTGCAAAACGTGCCTTGGGACCAGGCGCTGGACCTGATCTTGAAAACCAAGGGGCTGGACAAGCGCAAGGTTGGCAACGTGTTGTTGGTGGCGCCGGCTGAAGAGATCGCCGCGCGCGAACGCCAGGAGCTGGAGTCGCAAAAGCAGATCCAGGAGCTGGCGCCGCTGCGTCGGGAATTGCTGCAGGTGAACTACGCTAAGGCGGCCGACATCGCCAAGCTGTTCCAGTCGGTGACCAATTCCGGCAAGGCGGGTAAAACCGAGGAGCGTGGGTCGATCACCGTCGATGATCGCACCAACAGCATCATCGCCTATCAAACCCAGGAAAGCCTGGACGAACTGCGCCGCATCGTCGCCCAACTGGACATCCCGGTGCGCCAGGTGATGATCGAGGCGCGTATCGTGGAGGCCAACGTCGATTACGACAAGAGCCTGGGCGTGCGTTGGGGCGGCCAGAGCAATACCTCCGGCAACAGTAATTTCACTGCGTACGGTGGCAGCAGCACCACGAGCACCACCACCGCAGCCGGTACCACCACGCCGTTCGTCGACCTGGGGGCTTCCAATGCTACCTCCGGCATTGGCCTGGGCTTCGTGACCAACAACGTATTGCTGGACCTTGAACTGACGGCCATGGAAAAAACCGGTAACGGCGAGGTGGTGTCGCAACCCAAGGTGGTGACCTCCGACAAAGAGACCGCCAAGATCCTCAAGGGCACCGAAGTGCCGTACCAGGAGTCCAGCTCCAGCGGCGCCACGTCGGTGATGTTCAAGGAGGCTGCGCTGTCGCTGGAGGTGACCCCGCAGATCACCCCGGACAACCGCATCATCATGGAAGTGAAGGTCACCAAGGATGAGCCTGACTACCTGAATGAAGTGCTTGGGCAGCCGCCGATCAAAAAGAACGAGGTGAACGCCAAAGTCCTGATCAATGACGGTGAAACCATAGTGATTGGTGGGGTATTCTCCAACACCCAAACAAAAACTGTAGAAAAGGTGCCATTTTTGGGCGATGTGCCTTATGTTGGCCGCCTTTTCCGCAACGATACTGTGTCGGAAGCAAAATCCGAGCTGTTGGTATTCTTGACACCGCGTATCATGAATAACCAGGCGATTGCTGTGAGTCGTTGA
- a CDS encoding penicillin-binding protein 1A has translation MRLLKFFGWSFLAVFCALALGLSGAYLYLSPGLPSVETLKSVQLQIPLRVYSSDGKLIAEFGEMRRSPIKFADIPPHFIQALLSAEDDNFENHYGVDPSSLVRAAAQLFKSGHIQTGGSTITMQVAKNYFLSSERSFSRKTNEILLALQIERQLTKDEILELYVNKIYLGNRAYGIEAAAQVYYGKSIRDVSLAQMAMIAGLPKAPSRFNPLANPVRAKERRDWILGRMFKLGKITDADYQAALAEPINASYHVPTPELNAPWIAEMARAEMVGRYGAEAYTEGFRVTTTVPSNLQDDANKAVSDGLIAYDQRHGYRGPESRLPGKTREAWITELGKQRPLNGLEPVIVTQVDRGGLSVINRDGKQEHVAWDTMKWARPFLNTNSMGRMPTQPSDVAQVGDLIRVQRQADDSLKFSQAPTAQSALVSLDPQNGAIRALVGGFAFEQSNYNRAMQAKRQPGSSFKPFIYATALDNGYTPASLVNDAPIVFVDEYLDKVWRPKNDTNTFLGPIRLREALYKSRNLVSIRLLQALGVDRTIDYITRFGFNKQDLPRNLSLALGTATLTPMEIATGWSTFANGGYKVSPYLIERIESRSGDTLFVANPARVPADETKASSVPVAAPETPAITDSGNPNAIQAPAVAERIVDGRTTFILNSMLEDVIKKGTGRRAMALGRSDLAGKTGTTNDSKDAWFSGYNADYMTTVWTGFDQPETLGHKEFGGTVALPIWMSYMGAALKDKPAHTQAEPEGIVSLRVDPVSGRAASPSTPNAYFELFKSEDTPPSVNELGNGSAPGSPLPADESAPIDLF, from the coding sequence ATACGTTTGCTGAAGTTTTTCGGGTGGTCTTTCCTCGCTGTTTTCTGCGCGCTGGCGCTCGGTCTGAGCGGTGCCTACCTCTATCTTAGCCCTGGTCTGCCGTCTGTTGAGACGCTCAAGAGCGTGCAACTGCAAATCCCGCTTCGGGTCTACAGCAGTGATGGCAAACTCATAGCAGAGTTCGGTGAAATGCGCCGTTCGCCGATTAAGTTCGCCGACATCCCGCCGCACTTCATCCAGGCCCTGCTCTCGGCCGAAGACGACAATTTCGAAAACCACTATGGCGTCGACCCCAGCAGCCTGGTGCGCGCCGCTGCCCAGCTGTTCAAAAGCGGGCACATTCAGACCGGCGGTAGCACCATCACCATGCAGGTGGCGAAAAACTACTTCCTCAGCAGCGAGCGTAGCTTCTCGCGCAAAACCAATGAAATCCTGTTGGCCTTGCAGATCGAGCGTCAGTTGACCAAGGACGAGATCCTCGAGCTGTACGTGAACAAGATCTACCTGGGTAACCGTGCCTACGGTATCGAAGCTGCCGCCCAGGTGTACTACGGTAAATCGATTCGGGATGTGAGCCTGGCGCAGATGGCGATGATCGCCGGCCTGCCCAAGGCCCCGTCACGCTTCAACCCGTTGGCCAACCCCGTGCGCGCCAAAGAGCGCCGCGACTGGATCCTGGGCCGTATGTTCAAGCTTGGCAAGATCACCGATGCGGACTACCAGGCCGCCCTGGCCGAGCCTATCAATGCCAGCTACCACGTGCCGACGCCTGAGCTGAACGCACCGTGGATCGCCGAGATGGCTCGCGCCGAAATGGTCGGGCGCTATGGCGCCGAGGCCTATACCGAAGGCTTCCGGGTAACCACCACCGTGCCGAGCAACCTGCAGGACGACGCCAACAAGGCGGTCTCCGACGGGCTGATCGCCTACGACCAGCGCCACGGCTACCGTGGCCCGGAATCGCGCCTGCCGGGCAAAACCCGCGAAGCGTGGATCACCGAGCTTGGCAAGCAGCGCCCCCTCAACGGCCTGGAGCCGGTCATCGTCACCCAGGTGGACCGTGGCGGGCTGAGCGTGATCAATCGCGACGGCAAGCAGGAGCACGTGGCTTGGGACACCATGAAATGGGCCCGCCCATTCCTGAATACCAACAGCATGGGCCGGATGCCGACACAACCTTCGGACGTGGCACAAGTGGGCGACCTGATCCGCGTGCAGCGTCAAGCCGATGACAGCCTGAAATTCAGCCAGGCACCTACCGCACAGAGCGCGCTGGTGTCCCTGGACCCGCAAAATGGCGCCATCCGTGCACTGGTCGGCGGCTTCGCCTTCGAGCAGAGCAACTACAACCGCGCCATGCAGGCCAAGCGCCAGCCGGGTTCGAGCTTCAAGCCGTTCATCTACGCCACCGCCCTGGACAACGGTTACACGCCGGCCAGCCTGGTCAACGACGCACCGATCGTGTTCGTCGACGAGTACCTGGACAAGGTCTGGCGGCCGAAAAACGACACCAACACCTTTCTGGGCCCCATCCGCCTGCGCGAAGCGCTGTACAAGTCGCGCAACCTGGTCTCGATCCGCTTGCTGCAAGCCTTGGGCGTGGATCGCACCATCGACTACATCACCCGCTTTGGCTTCAACAAGCAGGACCTGCCACGCAACCTGTCGCTGGCACTGGGTACCGCGACGCTGACGCCAATGGAAATCGCCACCGGCTGGAGCACCTTCGCCAACGGCGGCTACAAGGTGAGCCCTTACCTGATCGAACGCATCGAAAGCCGCAGCGGCGACACCCTGTTCGTCGCCAACCCGGCGCGCGTGCCAGCCGACGAAACCAAGGCCAGCAGCGTACCGGTGGCCGCGCCAGAAACACCGGCGATCACCGACTCGGGCAACCCCAATGCCATCCAGGCGCCAGCGGTGGCCGAGCGCATCGTTGACGGGCGGACCACGTTTATCCTCAACAGCATGCTCGAGGACGTGATCAAGAAAGGTACCGGCCGCCGCGCCATGGCCCTGGGCCGCAGCGACCTGGCGGGCAAGACCGGTACCACCAACGATTCCAAGGATGCTTGGTTCTCGGGCTACAACGCCGACTACATGACCACCGTGTGGACCGGTTTCGACCAGCCGGAGACCCTGGGCCACAAGGAGTTTGGCGGCACCGTGGCACTGCCGATCTGGATGAGCTACATGGGCGCGGCGCTCAAGGACAAGCCAGCGCACACCCAAGCGGAACCCGAAGGCATCGTCAGCCTGCGGGTAGACCCGGTCAGCGGACGCGCCGCCAGCCCGAGCACGCCGAACGCCTACTTCGAGCTGTTCAAGAGCGAAGACACGCCGCCGTCGGTCAACGAACTGGGCAACGGCTCTGCGCCAGGCAGCCCGCTGCCGGCGGACGAGTCGGCGCCGATCGATTTGTTCTGA
- a CDS encoding pilus assembly protein PilM: MLGLFSKKANSLLGIDISSTSVKLLELSRTGNRYKVEAYAVEPLPANAVVEKNIAELEGVGQAISRVLVKAHSSCKSAAVAVAGSAVITKIIEMDATLSEDDMENQLKVEADQYIPYPLEEVAIDFEVQGYSARNPERVDVLLAACRKENVEVREAALALAGLSARVVDVEAYALERAFGLLTEQLVDGDKPLTVAVVDIGATMTTLSVLHNGRIIYTREQLFGGRQLTEEIQRRYGLSMEEAGLAKKQGGLPDDYNAEVLQPFKDAVVQQVSRSLQFFFAAGQFNAVDYIMLAGGTASISGLDHLIQLRLGTPAMVANPFADMALSSKVNAGALASDAPALMIACGLALRSFD; this comes from the coding sequence GTGCTTGGACTCTTCAGCAAGAAAGCGAATTCGCTTTTGGGGATCGACATCAGCTCCACCTCGGTGAAGCTGCTGGAACTCAGCCGTACCGGTAACCGCTACAAGGTCGAGGCCTACGCCGTCGAACCGTTGCCGGCCAATGCCGTGGTTGAAAAAAACATTGCTGAACTCGAAGGGGTCGGGCAGGCGATCAGTCGCGTGCTGGTCAAGGCCCACTCGTCCTGCAAAAGCGCAGCCGTGGCCGTGGCTGGCTCCGCGGTGATCACCAAGATCATCGAAATGGACGCCACCTTGTCCGAAGACGACATGGAAAACCAGCTCAAGGTCGAGGCCGACCAGTACATCCCCTATCCGCTTGAAGAGGTGGCCATCGACTTCGAGGTGCAGGGCTATTCGGCCCGCAACCCCGAGCGCGTCGACGTGCTGCTGGCGGCCTGCCGCAAGGAAAACGTCGAGGTGCGCGAAGCCGCCCTGGCGTTGGCCGGGCTCAGTGCGCGAGTGGTCGATGTCGAGGCCTATGCCCTGGAGCGCGCGTTTGGCCTGCTGACCGAGCAACTGGTGGACGGCGACAAGCCGCTCACCGTGGCGGTGGTCGACATCGGCGCCACCATGACCACCCTCAGCGTGCTGCACAACGGCCGCATCATCTATACCCGCGAGCAACTGTTCGGCGGCCGCCAGCTGACCGAAGAAATCCAGCGCCGCTACGGCTTGTCGATGGAAGAAGCGGGGCTTGCGAAGAAGCAGGGCGGCCTGCCGGACGACTACAACGCCGAAGTGTTGCAGCCGTTCAAGGATGCCGTGGTGCAGCAGGTATCGCGCTCCCTGCAGTTTTTCTTCGCGGCCGGCCAGTTCAATGCGGTCGACTACATCATGCTGGCCGGCGGCACCGCGTCCATCTCCGGGCTCGATCACCTGATTCAGCTGCGCCTGGGCACCCCGGCCATGGTTGCCAACCCCTTCGCCGACATGGCCTTGAGCAGCAAGGTCAATGCCGGTGCGCTGGCCAGCGATGCGCCGGCCCTGATGATTGCCTGCGGCCTGGCGCTGAGGAGCTTTGACTGA
- the aroK gene encoding shikimate kinase AroK, producing the protein MRNLILVGPMGAGKSTIGRLLAKELRLPFKDSDKEIEQRTGANIPWIFDQEGEVGFRDREQAMLIELCEHDGLVLATGGGAVMRDKNREALHAGGRVVYLHASVEQQVGRTARDRNRPLLRTANPEATLRALLEIRDPLYREIADLVVETDERPPRMVVLDILERLQQLPPR; encoded by the coding sequence GTGCGAAATTTGATACTTGTTGGACCGATGGGTGCTGGCAAAAGCACCATCGGTCGATTGCTGGCCAAAGAGCTTCGGTTGCCGTTCAAGGATTCCGACAAGGAAATCGAACAGCGCACGGGCGCCAATATTCCATGGATCTTCGATCAAGAGGGTGAAGTGGGTTTTCGTGACCGCGAACAGGCCATGCTGATCGAACTATGCGAACACGACGGCCTGGTCCTTGCGACCGGCGGTGGTGCGGTGATGCGCGATAAAAATCGCGAGGCGCTGCATGCCGGCGGTCGCGTGGTGTATCTGCATGCCTCGGTCGAACAGCAGGTCGGCCGTACCGCACGCGATCGCAATCGCCCGTTGCTGCGTACCGCCAACCCCGAGGCCACGTTGCGCGCCTTGCTGGAAATCCGCGACCCGCTGTACCGCGAGATCGCGGACCTGGTGGTCGAAACCGACGAACGCCCGCCGCGCATGGTGGTATTGGATATTCTGGAGCGCCTGCAGCAGTTGCCGCCACGGTAA